The following are from one region of the Alphaproteobacteria bacterium genome:
- a CDS encoding DUF2336 domain-containing protein, with amino-acid sequence MELTKEDVTRLMTQPSAEARAEVASKIGRTLDDAGLSETELKLAQDIIRHMAADIAVQVRATLASSVKNAKKLPHDVAMKLAKDVEEVSLPVLEYSSLFSDEDLISIVKSQSPAKQEAIARRETISEKVAHVIVEEGGEKAVTTLVGNKNAQINERSLERVTERFADNQNINNTMAKRDHLPLAVAERLVGKVSDALKEYIVSRHALPDAIVSQVISQSREQSTASLLGASKNEEELEKLVHQLQSSARLTPSLIVRALCVGDVPFFEMCMSVLGGVPLHNARVLLHDAGKLGLKSIYDKTNLPQGMFPIIRVALEVVKEIQLDGADHDQVRYRAKVIERILTQYQDFNADDLNYLLDKLSDLVEVAA; translated from the coding sequence ATGGAACTTACAAAAGAAGACGTTACCCGCCTGATGACCCAGCCATCTGCCGAAGCACGGGCTGAAGTGGCATCCAAAATCGGCCGCACACTTGATGATGCGGGGTTGTCGGAAACCGAACTGAAATTAGCGCAGGATATTATCCGCCACATGGCTGCGGATATTGCGGTGCAGGTTCGCGCAACTTTGGCGAGCAGCGTCAAGAATGCCAAAAAACTTCCCCATGATGTGGCGATGAAACTCGCGAAGGATGTTGAGGAAGTATCATTGCCGGTGCTTGAATACTCATCCTTATTCAGCGATGAAGATTTGATTTCCATCGTCAAAAGCCAATCGCCTGCAAAGCAGGAAGCGATTGCGCGCCGTGAAACGATTTCGGAAAAAGTCGCACACGTCATCGTGGAAGAGGGCGGGGAAAAAGCCGTCACCACACTGGTCGGTAACAAGAATGCGCAGATCAATGAACGATCATTGGAGCGCGTGACCGAACGCTTTGCCGATAACCAGAATATCAATAATACAATGGCAAAGCGTGATCATCTGCCGCTGGCTGTTGCTGAACGCTTGGTGGGTAAAGTGTCGGATGCGCTAAAAGAATATATCGTCTCGCGCCATGCTTTACCGGATGCGATTGTCAGCCAGGTTATTTCGCAAAGCCGTGAACAATCAACGGCCAGCTTGCTCGGCGCAAGCAAGAATGAAGAAGAATTGGAAAAGCTGGTGCATCAATTGCAAAGCAGCGCGCGGCTGACGCCAAGTCTCATCGTGCGTGCCCTGTGCGTGGGCGATGTTCCGTTCTTTGAAATGTGCATGTCGGTATTGGGCGGGGTGCCGCTGCACAATGCGCGGGTGCTGTTGCATGATGCGGGCAAGCTGGGGCTTAAATCCATTTATGATAAAACGAATTTGCCGCAGGGCATGTTCCCGATAATCCGCGTGGCACTGGAAGTTGTTAAAGAAATCCAGCTGGATGGCGCAGATCATGATCAGGTACGTTACCGCGCAAAAGTGATTGAACGCATCTTGACCCAGTATCAGGATTTTAATGCGGATGATTTGAATTATCTGCTTGATAAGCTCAGCGATTTGGTTGAAGTAGCTGCATAA
- a CDS encoding undecaprenyl-diphosphate phosphatase, producing MEFSLYVKAILMGLVEGLTEFLPVSSTGHLILFGDAIKFNTASASVFDVVIQMGAIAAVLIAYFKRFSHVAVSFFTEKKSQHFMVLLLLAFLPAAVFGALLHSAIKEHLFNPAVVAYSLIVGGVIMLAIDRLPLNIKVNDVDSMTLWDAIKIGFYQCLAMIPGVSRSGATIIGGMLSGLDKKTAAEFSFFLAVPTLSAAALYDLYKSWSSLTMDDLGLMATGFVSSFVFAMLVITFFIKLIVRFGFTPFALYRIVLGAVILWLIPA from the coding sequence ATGGAATTTTCCCTTTACGTAAAAGCCATTCTCATGGGCCTTGTCGAAGGCCTGACTGAATTCCTGCCTGTATCATCCACGGGGCATCTCATTTTATTTGGCGATGCCATCAAGTTCAATACCGCCAGTGCATCGGTGTTCGATGTAGTTATTCAAATGGGCGCGATTGCTGCTGTCCTCATCGCCTATTTCAAACGCTTTTCACATGTTGCGGTTTCGTTTTTTACTGAAAAGAAGTCGCAACATTTCATGGTGCTGCTCTTGCTTGCGTTTCTTCCGGCCGCTGTGTTTGGTGCCTTGCTCCATTCCGCAATAAAAGAACATTTATTCAATCCGGCTGTGGTTGCCTACAGCTTGATTGTTGGCGGTGTTATCATGCTGGCCATCGACCGCTTGCCGCTTAACATCAAGGTGAATGATGTAGACAGCATGACCCTCTGGGATGCTATCAAAATTGGTTTCTATCAATGCCTTGCTATGATTCCAGGGGTGTCACGTTCCGGAGCCACAATCATTGGCGGCATGTTATCTGGTCTTGATAAAAAGACTGCCGCTGAATTTTCCTTCTTTCTTGCGGTTCCAACCCTTTCAGCTGCCGCGCTATATGACCTTTATAAAAGCTGGTCGTCATTGACCATGGATGATTTAGGTTTGATGGCCACCGGGTTTGTTTCATCATTCGTATTTGCGATGCTTGTCATAACTTTTTTTATCAAGCTCATCGTTCGTTTCGGGTTCACGCCTTTCGCGCTCTACCGTATTGTTTTGGGGGCGGTTATTTTGTGGTTGATTCCGGCTTAA
- a CDS encoding adenine phosphoribosyltransferase, whose translation MNLKEHIRSIPDFPKPGILFYDISTLLMNGKAWEHAVNALAEGIAKEKPDRILGIESRGLMVAAAVAYKLGCGFAMIRKKNKLPGPVISHAYALEYGQDIIEVQADAVLKGQKIVLVDDLLATGGTMEAAITLIKKLGGDVKLAAFIIELTFLNGSKKLHVPQMSLLQYDS comes from the coding sequence ATGAACCTAAAAGAACATATCCGTTCCATTCCTGATTTTCCAAAGCCAGGTATCCTGTTTTATGACATTTCGACGCTTTTGATGAATGGCAAGGCGTGGGAACACGCGGTCAATGCGCTGGCGGAAGGTATTGCAAAAGAAAAACCCGACCGCATTCTGGGAATTGAATCCCGCGGGCTGATGGTGGCCGCTGCCGTTGCCTACAAACTGGGATGTGGATTTGCAATGATCCGAAAAAAAAACAAATTGCCAGGTCCGGTTATTTCGCATGCCTATGCGCTGGAATATGGTCAAGACATCATCGAAGTACAGGCTGATGCGGTATTGAAGGGACAAAAGATTGTGCTGGTTGATGATTTGCTGGCGACGGGCGGCACGATGGAAGCAGCCATCACGCTGATTAAAAAGCTTGGCGGCGATGTAAAGCTGGCAGCCTTCATCATCGAACTGACATTTTTAAATGGTTCAAAGAAGCTGCACGTACCGCAAATGAGCCTTCTTCAATATGATAGCTAG